One Setaria viridis chromosome 3, Setaria_viridis_v4.0, whole genome shotgun sequence DNA window includes the following coding sequences:
- the LOC117850991 gene encoding 5-amino-6-(5-phospho-D-ribitylamino)uracil phosphatase, chloroplastic, giving the protein MESCSFRPATAPSPFPSAPSSSSSSPRAPCPNLRFPRPRNGRQVGVRRRASGFDAFPPLPGKVFVDEAIGAEYGEGFETFRMDGPLKIDVDYLNEKLQECFLQRIRHAMKPDEAFGLIFSWDNVIADTDSLKLDAWRQLALEEGKDIPSAAHVRKSILHGAADHVLRKVLYWAREEDKMEKLKARLIELYYENLFKLDTPVEGLREWLDAVQTAGIPCAVASSLDRRCMIEALDRMALSKYFKAIVTDEDDMESIANRFLSASMKLDRKPSKCVVFEDDPRGVTAAHNCTMMAVALIGAHPAYELVQADLAIAKYSELSVINLRRLFANKGISFMDLQKQIIEKAPPKRRLTVDTIF; this is encoded by the exons ATGGAGTCCTGTAGCTTCCGCCCCGCCACCGCGCCTTCCCCCTTCCcctcggcgccctcctcctcgtcttcatCCCCGCGCGCCCCGTGCCCCAATCTCCGGTTTCCT AGACCAAGAAACGGGAGACAGGTTGGGGTGCGGAGGAGGGCGTCCGGATTTGATGCCTTCCCGCCCCTCCCTGGCAAGGTCTTCGTTGATGAG GCAATTGGAGCTGAATATGGGGAAGGCTTCGAAACATTTCGGATGGATGGACCACTCAAGATCGATGTG GATTACCTGAATGAAAAATTGCAAGAATGCTTCCTTCAAAGGATAAGGCATGCCATGAAGCCGGATGAAGCTTTTGGTCTAATTTTTTCGTGGGATAATGTCATT GCTGATACAGACTCGCTAAAGTTGGATGCTTGGAGACAGCTTGCTTTGGAGGAAG GGAAGGATATCCCAAGTGCTGCTCATGTCCGAAAGAGTATACTTCATGGTGCTGCTGACCATGTTCTTAGAAAG GTTTTGTATTGGGCAAGAGAGGAAGATAAAATGGAAAAACTGAAAGCACGCCTTATAGAGCTATACTACGAAAACCTGTTCAAA CTGGATACGCCCGTAGAAGGGTTGAGAGAATGGTTGGATGCTGTTCAGACAGCCGGGATACCCTGTGCTGTCGCATCATCCCTTGACAGGAGATGCATGATCGAAGCTCTGGATCGTATGGCGCTAAGCAAATATTTCAAG GCGATTGTGACTGATGAAGATGACATGGAGTCGATAGCAAATAGGTTTCTGTCAGCTTCTATGAAG TTGGATCGTAAACCCTCAAAGTGTGTGGTGTTTGAGGACGACCCAAGAGGCGTCACGGCTGCTCACAACTGTACCATGATGGCAGTCGCACTGATCGGTGCTCATCCAGC GTATGAGCTGGTACAGGCCGACCTTGCGATCGCAAAGTACAGCGAGCTCTCAGTGATCAACCTCAGGAGGCTGTTTGCTAACAAGGGGATAAGCTTCATGGACCTACAGAAACAGATAATCGAGAAGGCGCCTCCCAAGAGGAGGCTGACAGTAGACACCATCTTCTGA
- the LOC117848708 gene encoding uncharacterized protein — MAARRSTTSTPRGLLLALLFLLCSYLLTFAAAYRPGDIVPMFRAGQYHGSRSVWFDVVGRHCPAFAVNREVLMPIPKPTGFTGADPYKITFQIGQEKFHVPWLYVINRKTSEVPMIDFHLKYSGNDLLGVTAKVVDMPHHYVEVHPDIKKNFWDLQNWPKYVLVRYTWEEQSEIDVAGGFYVLFGSGLVLSFILAIYVLQSSQEKLTRFVREAVADSSLPEGGVAKVE; from the exons ATGGCCGCTCGCCGGAGCACCACATCCACCccgcgcggcctcctcctcgccctcctttTCCTCCTATGCTCGTATCTCCTAACCTTCGCCGCCGCCTACCGCCCCGGCGACATCGTCCCGATGTTCCGCGCCGGCCAGTACCACGGT TCGAGATCGGTGTGGTTCGACGTGGTGGGCCGCCACTGTCCGGCCTTCGCGGTCAATCGGGAG GTGCTGATGCCGATCCCAAAGCCAACCGGGTTCACTGGTGCTGATCCGTACAAGAT AACATTTCAAATTGGACAGGAAAAGTTCCATGTTCCTTGGCTTTATGTTATAAATCGCAAAACCTCTGAAGTTCCAATGATCGATTTCCATTTG AAGTACTCTGGAAATGATCTACTTGGGGTAACAGCTAAAGTTGTGGACATGCCTCACCACT ATGTAGAAGTTCATCCTGACATAAAGAAGAATTTCTGGGATCTACAGAATTGGCCAAAATATGTTCTTGTTAGATATACATG GGAAGAGCAGTCAGAGATAGATGTTGCTGGAGGGTTTTACGTGTTATTTGGATCTG GGCTTGTTCTGTCCTTCATCCTTGCAATCTATGTCCTACAGTCATCTCAAGAAAAGTTGACAAG GTTTGTGCGAGAAGCAGTTGcagatagtagcctgccagagGGTGGAGTTGCAAAGGTCGAGTGA
- the LOC117848707 gene encoding UDP-xylose transporter 3, with protein sequence MGVGGEKFQLGTVGALSLSVVSSVSIVICNKALMSSLGFNFATTLTSWHLLVTFCSLHVALWMKFFEHKPFDSRTVMGFGVLNGISIGLLNLSLGFNSVGFYQMTKLAIIPCTVILETLFFRKKFSRSIQMSLSVLLLGVGVATVTDLQLNAVGSTLSLLAIITTCIAQIMTNTIQKKFKVSSTQLLYQSCPYQSLTLFLIGPFLDGFLTNQNVFAFNYTSQVVFFIVLSCLISVSVNFSTFLVIGKTSPVTYQVLGHLKTCLVLTFGYVLLHDPFSWRNILGILIAVVGMVLYSYFCTVETQQKNTEVSPQQVKESEAAPLISDSLSKVENGGGVADDEPLKVPMWSSKYSRE encoded by the exons ATGGGCGTCGGCGGGGAGAAGTTCCAGCTGGGGACGGTGGGGGCGCTGAGCCTCTCGGTGGTGTCCTCCGTCTCCATTGTCATCTGCAACAAAGCGCTCATGAGCTCCCTAGGCTTCAACTTCG CCACTACCTTGACGAGCTGGCATCTGCTGGTTACATTCTGCTCCCTACATGTAGCATTATGGATGAAATTCTTCGAGCATAAGCCTTTCGATTCAAGGACTGTCATGGGTTTTGGAGTACTTAACGGAATCTCCATTGGGCTCCTCAACTTGAGTCTTGGCTTCAACTCTGTTGGGTTCTACCAG ATGACTAAGCTGGCGATCATTCCGTGCACTGTCATTTTAGAGACACTTTTCTTCAGGAAGAAGTTCAG CCGGAGTATCCAGATGTCCCTTTCTGTGCTCCTTCTTGGTGTTGGTGTTGCAACGGTCACCGATCTGCAACTAAATGCTGTGGGATCCACACTGTCCCTGCTGGCAATTATCACGACTTGCATTGCTCAAATT ATGACAAACACTATTCAGAAGAAGTTCAAGGTTTCGTCAACCCAACTGCTCTACCAGTCTTGCCCTTACCAATCACTGACCCTGTTTCTCATTGGCCCCTTCCTTGATGGCTTTTTGACTAACCAAAATGTCTTTGCTTTTAATTACACATCTCAAGTTGTG TTTTTCATTGTGTTGTCATGCTTGATATCTGTCTCAGTGAACTTCAGCACTTTTCTTGTGATCGGAAAGACATCTCCTGTTACTTACCAAGTCCTGGGCCATCTGAAAACATGCCTTGTTCTTACCTTTGGTTATGTTTTGCTTCACGATCCATTTAGCTGGAGAAACATACTTGGAATCCTAATTGCAGTAGTTGGAATGGTTTTATATTCATACTTCTGCACAGTGGAGACACAGCAAAAAAACACTGAAGTCTCCCCGCAACAG GTGAAAGAAAGCGAGGCAGCCCCTTTGATCTCAGACTCTTTGAGCAAAGTTGAAAACGGGGGTGGTGTTGCTGATGACGAGCCTCTTAAGGTACCCATGTGGAGCTCAAAGTATTCGCGGGAGTGA